In Zingiber officinale cultivar Zhangliang chromosome 3B, Zo_v1.1, whole genome shotgun sequence, a single window of DNA contains:
- the LOC121968259 gene encoding probable alpha,alpha-trehalose-phosphate synthase [UDP-forming] 8: MQLDTKATDGSYIEFKDTDLVWHHQYADPDFISCQTKELLDHIENVLANEPMVVKRCQHIVEVKPQVISKEVPLRCLLELHGFREQCELQDLIQFRYNALLTYYEIVNLHFM, from the exons ATGCAACTGGACACTAAGGCAACAGATGGATCCTACATTGAGTTCAAAGACACTGACTTAGTTTGGCATCATCAATATGCTGATCCAGATTTTATCTCTTGTCAGACTAAAGAACTCCTGGATCACATAGAAAATGTGCTTGCTAATGAGCCTATGGTTGTGAAAAGATGCCAACATATAGTTGAAGTGAAGCCCCAG GTTATATCAAAAGAAGTTCCATTGAGGTGCCTCTTGGAGCTACATGGGTTCAGGGAACAATGCGAACTTCAGGATTTGATACAATTCCGGTACAATGCTTTGCTAACATATTATGAAATTGTGAACTTGCACTTTATGTGA